Proteins encoded in a region of the Buteo buteo chromosome 11, bButBut1.hap1.1, whole genome shotgun sequence genome:
- the KLHDC4 gene encoding kelch domain-containing protein 4 isoform X2, with product MVACKRQLIIFGGFHESARDYIYYNDVYAFNLDCFTWNKLAPSGIGPAPRSGCHMATTPEGSIIIYGGYSKQRIKKDVDKGTLHTDMFLLKTEGAGKEEDKWAWSRLNPSGVKPTPRSGFSVAIGPNNRSLLFGGVHDEEEEESIEGDFFNDIYFYDIGKNRWFPGQLKGPKSEKRKRRRGRQAEAEGAGNEEMEKQSPQGPVEIVKEVVAEDGTVMTIKQVISGPAEEKERSESEEEEEDGALGQQVEPCPRSNAMLAVKHGVLYVYGGMFEVGDRQFTLSDLYSIDLHKMEEWKVLVEMDPKAQEWLEESESDEEDDDMEGAEGGEEEEESSEEESEDEEGEEQHPSVQPDEKHADYLSRTEQYWIKLARSNMGPDAKEKKVVKVAHAMAKTFYEDSV from the exons ATGGTTGCTTGCAAAAGACAGCTGATCATCTTTGGAGGTTTCCATGAGAGCGCAAG AGATTACATCTATTACAACGATGTGTATGCCTTCAACTTGGACTGTTTCACCTGGAACAAGCTGGCTCCATCGGGGATTGGGCCTGCTCCAAGATCCGGCTGTCACATGGCAACCACTCCTGAGGGCAGCATAATCATCTATGGAGGCTACTCCAAACAG aggATTAAGAAAGATGTTGACAAAGGCACCCTGCATACAGATATGTTCCTGCTGAAGACTGAAGGTGCAGGCAAGGAGGAGG ACAAGTGGGCGTGGAGTCGGCTCAACCCATCCGGAGTGAAACCCACTCCCAGGTCTGGCTTCTCCGTGGCAATTGGTCCCAATAACCGCTCCCTTCTGTTTGGAGGCGTGCAtgatgaagaagaggaagagagcaTTGAAGGAGACTTCTTCAACGATATTTATTTCTATGACATCGGGAAAAACCGCTGGTTTCCTGGACAGctaaag GGACCAAAATCAGAGAAGAGGAAGCGAAGACGTGGCAGACAAGCTGAGGCAGAGGGTGCTGGAAATGAGGAGATGGAGAAGCAATCTCCACAAGGCCCGGTGGAGATAGTCAAAGAGGTGGTGGCAGAAGATGGGACTGTCATGACAATAAAGCAGGTGATCTCTGgacctgcagaagagaaggagaggtctgaatcggaggaggaggaggaagatggagcCTTAGGCCAGCAAGTGGAACCATGCCCACGTTCGAATGCCATGTTGGCGGTGAAGCATGGGGTTCTCTATGTGTATGGGGGAATGTTTGAGGTGGGTGATCGCCAGTTCACCCTCAGTGACCTCTACAGCATCGACCTACACAAGATGGAAGAATGGAAGGTGCTAGTGGAGATGGATCCAA AAGCACAAGAATGGCTGGAGGAGTCGGAGTCGGATGAAGAGGATGATGATATGGAAGgtgcagagggaggggaagaggaagaggagagctcTGAAGAGGAGAGTGAAGATGAGGAAG GAGAGGAGCAACACCCATCTGTTCAGCCTGATGAGAAGCATGCAGACTATCTGTCCAGGACGGAGCAGTATTGGATTAAACTAGCCCGCAGCAACATGGGCCCAGATGCCAAGGAGAAGAAGGTGGTAAAAGTGGCACATGCCATGGCAAAGACTTTCTACGAAGATTCGGTCTAG